The following proteins are encoded in a genomic region of Plasmodium coatneyi strain Hackeri chromosome 2, complete sequence:
- a CDS encoding Dna binding protein, with amino-acid sequence MRPVRSLFRKCMGTFCTVHPHDGKGQQLNPLRFPGSVIYVHDENVHKYEKSIIQYLHTDIVGFDTEFVLELSEGRSNNLDSGKVPPRGQPLTDAIRRNGVRNSILSGASPNRVNFNKETKLKGFTAMSTEGNLLKRIRRKNYPPCSEKKTLCLIQLSAKNLCFVFNINKLKGKIPMCVKEIMEDEKIKKVCHDIRNDKDMFQEQDIQIRNFFDLYDFCMQNFLYPPSLQFLVKLFLKKNLEKHFRLSNWLSHDLKEEQILYAAVDAYASREVYMVLKELGKVNPSCGMNILRVVNESCDLPSQGRTNVTSAVMDPHLMTPIDKEENPSDAKKPYDETPQGGDSKNNVLSSKAQQSSNTEMVDETNRSTAEMHTSVTTIEQSDTTPGKNTTGMEKQTYAFFGRHEISTIHELKSKIHVKCAQLCNISFVEEMVFAGSGYKNRMSLQDVERGRSLIVLHSQGFDEEVRCCQEILSYMDSAA; translated from the coding sequence ATGCGACCAGTGCGATCGCTTTTTAGAAAGTGCATGGGGACCTTCTGCACAGTTCACCCACACGATGGAAAAGGTCAACAGTTAAATCCGTTGAGGTTCCCCGGCTCGGTTATATACGTGCATGATGAGAATGTccataaatatgaaaagaGCATAATACAGTACCTGCATACCGACATCGTCGGGTTTGACACGGAGTTCGTTTTGGAGTTAAGTGAAGGCCGCTCTAACAATTTGGACAGCGGGAAGGTTCCCCCAAGGGGTCAACCACTTACGGACGCGATCCGCAGGAATGGGGTGCGAAATAGCATTTTATCAGGCGCATCCCCAAACAGAGTAAATTTTAACAAGGAGACTAAGTTAAAAGGTTTCACGGCAATGTCGACAGAAGGTAATCTTTTAAAGAGAATACGCAGGAAGAACTACCCACCATGCAGTGAGAAGAAAACGCTGTGCCTGATTCAGCTCAGCGCGAAAAATCTGTGCTTCGTTTTTAACATTAACAAACTCAAGGGGAAAATCCCCATGTGCGTGAAGGAAATTATggaggatgaaaaaataaaaaaagtttgccATGACATACGAAATGATAAGGATATGTTCCAAGAGCAAGATATCCAAATAAGGAACTTTTTCGATTTATATGATTTTTGCATGCAGAATTTTCTGTACCCGCCTTCATTACAATTCTTAGTTAAATTATTtcttaaaaagaatttagaaaaacattttcgcTTGTCTAACTGGTTAAGTCATGACTtgaaggaagagcaaattCTGTATGCTGCTGTGGATGCCTATGCGTCGAGGGAGGTCTATATGGTTTTAAAGGAACTGGGCAAGGTGAATCCGTCATGTGGGATGAACATCCTCCGTGTTGTAAATGAGTCGTGTGATCTGCCTTCACAGGGGAGGACTAATGTAACCTCTGCTGTGATGGATCCCCATTTGATGACTCCAATcgataaggaggaaaaccCAAGTGACGCAAAAAAGCCTTATGATGAAACCCCTCAAGGAGGAgatagtaaaaataatgttttGTCATCGAAGGCGCAGCAAAGTAGTAACACCGAAATGGTAGATGAAACGAATAGGAGCACTGCCGAAATGCACACCTCTGTCACGACGATTGAGCAGAGTGACACTACGCCGGGGAAAAACACCACCGGGATGGAAAAACAAACGTATGCATTTTTTGGAAGACACGAGATAAGCACAATTCATGAGTTAAAAAGTAAGATTCACGTGAAATGCGCCCAACTGTGTAACATATCCTTTGTTGAAGAAATGGTGTTTGCAGGCAGTGGCTATAAAAACCGGATGTCCCTGCAGGACGTGGAGAGAGGCAGGTCCCTCATCGTGCTGCATTCGCAGGGCTTCGATGAGGAAGTCAGGTGCTGCCAGGAAATACTGAGTTACATGGACAGCGCGGCGTAG
- a CDS encoding Asparagine-rich antigen: protein MHPPQEKETFRNCRDKEESSAIPNVYHAENYVNMNKSKYRTNGNYHHKEGRESQANSNDYVSHNNYSYMCNNTRDNYNPGKIHHQFTTNGRYNKMGYNGRSGDYLPRGRTYRSNNVGSGICEEELVHPQYNKRNGGNRYHDGVAFSANGFKRVTNDPLGRRSNGMVESNGATEKEPHVEGMHKDICLNGKGPNWTHRTNNRMGKSYPSRMVASRIGAQDYAGKGQASLSQCDEQSGTPNGIDVKMKGEIDSQQENHYVMQINNDNGNPNAFSTKGRRKNNGRYMNVYKGGANYAHNCVNNRSSNYFGGGNFSHGYAQHSGYQYNHNYNHNYNHNYHHNYNHNYNDNHRKYNKYNNWSHHSDNQGGSQSANCEAEVAVKVSSGDEEPLGECADICVEQKESPPDGGVSKSDNCVVVSSPRKQLEGIEKTDVVQPADLTTGGCNEGNGTYAKPSDVEVDTQVCLNVEKETNQESNNCDVNCNSEEKQHGNNEPNGGGDPCDIAEHFKQGKCDVVEVLGKEHCSSREGPQSSGRNHATESSTYVQANNGVTGKNPNGNYAPVLFSKNYAGRKKGLNRSYPPVHSSNHEIDINGNFWRGKNTLRNGSTEGAGPDDPNGKDPFPAPPPTTTHKGYKHSNRVSGSIKLLPHNDPVINTQGDYLQSVTQLDSAHSFDENNTVTKEYGISGNGDLQVGNPFGRTLREDGAWDASPGGGDYNQSGGNYYSSTGSYNPDGAPSFHAAQEPRGMYKNGAYKKQNSVFPPNALKRHGRNIKGGKSQFPSMHECFFSSNKGKGRSTRRDEPVGRVDEGAREFHQGEPVYSMTNEGTVFVGDSNYTDGSPFSVKRKIPSSKDAVESSHYDAGEGHSGHGKPKYDKKDEFVPTTESTTMNIYRAELKTLKEDVQICDRSSTRDKDSLLLNPNLSQVRSSEHLNLIVPMNGWKKEPILRRQKKGTTAQKHERLTMGRDAGATRKGRRDLGGLVKEEHIVGHRGNKHDDGEHDVEQRPGKANAPSIPPKHRRSRSENTHCYQNKDLKNLEVAMIKPHMEKFNRTVNVNGFRTILERVLISYVDGDVVEGVPSGQINEHQGEKVQCTFGEETPVCNYVESGKGETDKRMVSVRTGECSPEKKVTVTQIGIVKTDKGIYFPGDHLNYDSSMKTQNTFLCLPIERDLMDRDSMTDENDANEAQWGEKQMNCIPGEEESTPHEGMVRGGFLSRRDCVGGVDACAGSNPVSVNYSRVSNYGERAQYGGRGHRGGRGHHGGNYGKRGNYHRGDMHNEVFTRNGLFKFVPQENTPPQSNLTDGKTTNDYSKNELLRNNSYGERDVIQNEFMLSRISPTGTGTTTTATITTMDTSASNCGHSKVHVNGSGGRMASHRIGRKGFFAHLPEGRRRNVHTSDYYYMNGQNDSSTEYPQGFSVGSSDPSSGQSGGQDNRYGDNQARNELHCVDENYGSYANHFGGGEHPRGENAIGGGVPVDSVQDMNGYTFHGGYGRHKQSHMNGFTQRRQQRNGIASHYGVVGHEWTNQPTNNRGNSRNHFNKYANRNGTMPNSRFSSQRNVATGNIFSHADGGSMPPHYSGSAPFNSDCVKADSCFDPNGGVINPGNKGGYYYNAGCDTTFKSASHVSGRRKGRNATYVGGYGGNWSPVGDPSTAPHFASIQRNAHQSTRGKGNHVNADDLNSAPTFDELKCEDTEGVINNPSEKTSPCGMGPKKWENYGAHGGVHYGKDRRDRSKGGDMESRKMQPNQQEENENTMHSGREDVIEREDISPVREANQGSHTDGARNKSRNKWSRGVEGVPFRRDTRSAKGEKKGDVRVDVPHGNNDGGGEEEPPKGNDAPSSDPLPEEEENEGRDNEENRFRKKNQLQLLHGDREGRIGKTIRNERDGLGEGDLLVGSSPCDDAMEVDVAKERKCVETVRGNGTEGIPPHFKVTLGEENGTFKEESKQSEGKDNVESNRIRINRIRSNDTKVGHADSSPRQSVGRKMRSPKEGDYKSERKSEKTCNDYGVDEVDFKGTNNISKIEPVICNLEGENADDPHDPTEEVNQLDLTTREYEMCATDQEQLIVGENPHGSVDLYTQETGSLPGGGRGDPNENTNKVSYRRKNKNRRNTYEKGANDTGAYNNRVSKQVRDKKK from the coding sequence ATGCATCCCCCCCAAGAGAAAGAAACCTTCAGGAACTGCAGAGATAAGGAAGAATCGAGCGCCATACCCAACGTGTACCATGCAGAAAACTACGTCAACATGAACAAGTCCAAGTATAGAACTAACGGAAATTACCATCATAAGGAGGGGAGAGAAAGTCAGGCCAACTCGAATGATTACGTAAGTCATAATAATTACTCCTACATGTGTAACAACACCCGTGATAATTACAACCCAGGGAAGATACATCACCAGTTTACCACCAATGGGAGGTACAACAAAATGGGTTACAACGGCAGGAGTGGCGACTACCTACCGAGGGGTAGAACTTATCGGAGTAACAACGTAGGCAGCGGGATATGCGAGGAAGAGTTAGTGCACCCACAGTATAACAAAAGAAACGGAGGAAACCGTTACCATGATGGTGTTGCATTTAGTGCTAATGGATTCAAAAGGGTGACAAATGATCCACTGGGCAGGAGATCTAACGGGATGGTAGAATCCAACGGAGCGACAGAAAAAGAGCCCCATGTAGAAGGAATGCATAAGGACATCTGCCTAAATGGAAAAGGCCCAAATTGGACGCACAGAACGAACAACCGCATGGGGAAAAGTTACCCCTCCAGGATGGTGGCGTCCAGGATTGGCGCGCAGGACTACGCTGGAAAGGGCCAAGCGTCGTTAAGTCAATGTGACGAACAAAGCGGCACTCCAAACGGAATAGACGTCAAAATGAAGGGCGAAATTGACAGCCAACAGGAGAACCACTACGTTATGCAGATCAACAACGACAATGGTAACCCAAACGCCTTTTCCACCAaggggaggagaaaaaacaatggCCGCTACATGAACGTATATAAGGGCGGTGCGAATTACGCCCATAACTGCGTGAACAACCGATCCTCGAACTACTTCGGTGGGGGAAACTTCAGCCACGGCTATGCCCAACATAGCGGCTACCAGTACAACCACAATTACAACCACAATTACAACCACAATTACCACCACAATTATAACCATAACTATAACGACAACCACAGAAAGTATAACAAGTACAATAACTGGAGCCACCACAGCGACAACCAGGGGGGCAGCCAAAGTGCTAACTGCGAGGCGGAGGTAGCTGTGAAGGTCAGCAGCGGTGATGAAGAGCCACTCGGTGAATGCGCCGACATCTGCGTAGAGCAGAAGGAAAGTCCTCCAGATGGAGGCGTATCTAAGAGTGATAATTGCGTAGTTGTTAGTTCTCCAAGGAAGCAGTTGGAAGGCATAGAGAAGACGGATGTAGTCCAACCAGCCGACCTGACCACAGGAGGCTGCAACGAAGGGAATGGCACGTATGCTAAACCTTCCGATGTAGAAGTGGACACACAAGTATGCTTGAAtgtagaaaaggaaacaaatcaGGAGAGCAATAACTGCGATGTAAACTGCAACAGTGAGGAGAAGCAGCACGGTAATAATGAACCCAACGGAGGTGGCGACCCGTGTGACATAGCAGAACATTTTAAACAAGGCAAGTGTGATGTTGTGGAGGTACTTGGGAAGGAACACTGTAGCAGTAGAGAAGGTCCGCAGAGTAGTGGAAGAAACCATGCAACGGAAAGTTCTACTTATGTGCAGGCAAATAATGGAGTGACCGGAAAGAACCCCAACGGTAACTACGCACCAGTCTTGTTTAGTAAAAATTATGCAGGTAGGAAGAAGGGGCTAAACAGAAGTTACCCCCCTGTGCACAGCTCCAACCATGAAATTGACATTAATGGGAATTTCtggagggggaagaataCCCTACGCAATGGCAGTACGGAAGGAGCCGGTCCGGATGACCCGAATGGGAAAGACCCATTTCCAGCACCCCCGCCCACAACCACACATAAGGGTTACAAACATAGCAACCGTGTAAGTGGAAGTATAAAATTGCTTCCTCATAATGACCCTGTGATAAATACCCAGGGGGACTACCTACAGAGCGTTACGCAGTTGGACAGTGCCCATTCCTTTGACGAGAATAATACCGTGACGAAGGAGTATGGGATATCAGGGAATGGAGACCTCCAGGTGGGGAATCCTTTTGGTAGGACATTAAGGGAGGATGGAGCATGGGATGCATCTCCCGGGGGAGGTGACTACAACCAAAGCGGGGGTAACTACTACTCCAGCACAGGTAGTTACAACCCTGATGGAGCGCCCTCTTTCCATGCGGCACAGGAACCACGAGGAATGTACAAAAACGGGGCATATAAAAAGCAAAACAGCGTGTTCCCCCCAAATGCGCTTAAGAGACATGGTAGGAATATAAAAGGAGGCAAATCCCAATTCCCAAGCATGCACGAATGTTTCTTCTCTTCaaataaagggaaaggaaggtctacACGGAGGGATGAACCCGTTGGAAGGGTAGACGAAGGGGCTAGGGAGTTCCATCAGGGAGAACCAGTCTACAGCATGACAAACGAGGGGACAGTCTTTGTAGGAGATTCGAACTACACAGATGGATCTCCATTTAGCGTTAAGAGGAAGATACCCTCGAGTAAGGATGCAGTGGAAAGTTCCCATTACGACGCGGGCGAGGGGCATTCTGGACACGGCAAGCCCAAATATGATAAGAAGGACGAGTTCGTCCCCACGACGGAAAGCACAACAATGAACATCTACAGAGCGGAATTGAAGACACTCAAGGAGGATGTTCAAATATGTGATAGGAGTTCAACCCGAGATAAGGATTCCCTTTTGTTGAACCCTAACCTAAGCCAGGTTAGGAGCAGTGAGCATCTGAACTTGATCGTGCCGATGAATGGCTGGAAGAAAGAACCCATCTTaaggaggcaaaaaaagggaaccacTGCGCAGAAACATGAACGATTGACCATGGGCAGGGATGCCGGGGCCACCAGAAAGGGGAGAAGGGACCTTGGGGGGTTGGTCAAGGAGGAGCACATCGTTGGCCATAGGGGTAACAAGCACGATGACGGTGAACATGACGTTGAACAGAGACCGGGTAAGGCGAATGCACCAAGTATCCCCCCAAAGCACCGCCGCTCCAGATCGGAGAACACACATTGCTACCAAAATAAggacttaaaaaatttagaagtGGCAATGATTAAGCCCCACATGGAAAAGTTCAATCGGACGGTGAATGTAAACGGGTTCAGGACCATCCTGGAGAGGGTTCTAATTAGTTACGTCGATGGGGATGTGGTGGAGGGCGTACCCAGCGGGCAGATAAATGAGCACCAAGGGGAGAAAGTCCAGTGCACATTCGGTGAAGAAACACCTGTTTGCAATTACGTGGAGAGTGGCAAAGGGGAGACGGACAAAAGGATGGTATCAGTGCGCACAGGGGAGTGCTCtccagagaaaaaagtgacaGTCACGCAGATCGGTATAGTTAAAACGGACAAGGGGATTTACTTCCCGGGAGATCACCTTAACTATGACAGTAGTATGAAAACGCAGAACACCTTTCTTTGCTTACCAATAGAGAGGGACCTTATGGACAGAGATTCTATGACAGATGAGAACGATGCGAATGAAGCGCAGTGGGGAGAGAAGCAGATGAATTGCATCCCTGGAGAGGAAGAATCCACCCCCCATGAGGGAATGGTCAGAGGAGGGTTCCTGAGCAGGAGGGACTGTGTGGGTGGCGTTGACGCGTGTGCAGGGAGTAACCCTGTAAGCGTTAATTATAGCAGAGTGAGCAACTACGGTGAGCGGGCCCAGTACGGTGGGAGAGGTCaccgaggaggaagaggccACCACGGGGGAAACTACGGGAAGCGTGGCAACTACCACCGAGGTGACATGCACAATGAAGTGTTCACCCGCAACGGCCTGTTCAAGTTTGTCCCCCAGGAAAACACTCCCCCACAGAGCAACCTAACGGATGGAAAGACCACCAACGATTACTCCAAAAATGAGTTACTTAGAAACAACAGCTATGGCGAAAGGGATGTAATTCAAAATGAGTTTATGTTAAGTAGAATATCCCCCACAGGTACGGGTACCACCACCACGGCGACGATAACGACCATGGACACGAGTGCTTCAAACTGTGGGCATTCCAAGGTGCATGTCAACGGTAGTGGCGGTAGAATGGCTAGCCACCGGATCGGACGGAAGGGTTTCTTTGCTCATCTCCCCGAGGGGCGAAGGAGAAACGTCCACACGTCGGACTACTACTACATGAACGGTCAGAACGACTCTTCCACGGAGTACCCCCAGGGGTTCAGCGTTGGAAGTAGTGATCCCAGCAGCGGTCAGAGCGGAGGCCAAGACAACAGGTACGGGGACAACCAGGCAAGGAACGAACTCCATTGCGTAGACGAGAATTACGGCTCCTATGCGAATCACTTTGGAGGTGGTGAGCATCCAAGAGGAGAGAACGCCATAGGTGGTGGGGTTCCTGTGGATAGCGTGCAGGACATGAACGGATATACATTCCACGGGGGGTACGGACGACACAAGCAGAGTCACATGAACGGCTTTACCCAACGGAGACAACAGAGAAACGGGATCGCCAGTCATTACGGAGTGGTAGGGCACGAATGGACCAACCAACCCACGAACAACAGAGGGAATAGTAGGAACCATTTTAATAAATACGCAAACAGAAACGGGACGATGCCAAATAGTCGCTTCTCCTCTCAGAGGAATGTCGCCACggggaacattttttctcatgCCGATGGGGGAAGCATGCCTCCCCATTACAGTGGTAGTGCCCCCTTCAACAGTGACTGTGTTAAGGCCGATTCATGTTTCGATCCTAATGGGGGCGTGATCAACCCGGGGAATAAGGGGGGGTATTATTACAACGCTGGTTGTGACACGACGTTTAAGTCAGCTAGCCATGTTAGTGGGCGGAGAAAGGGTAGGAATGCGACGTATGTAGGTGGCTACGGGGGTAATTGGTCCCCCGTTGGCGATCCCAGTACAGCGCCCCACTTTGCATCTATCCAAAGGAATGCCCACCAAAGTACACGTGGAAAAGGGAACCACGTGAACGCTGACGACTTGAACAGCGCACCAACGTTTGATGAGCTCAAGTGTGAGGACACCGAGGGGGTGATTAACAACCCATCGGAGAAAACATCACCATGTGGGATGGGACCTAAGAAGTGGGAAAATTACGGTGCCCATGGTGGGGTGCACTATGGGAAGGACAGGAGGGACAGAAGCAAAGGAGGGGACATGGAATCCAGGAAAATGCAGCCAAATCAACAGGAGGAGAACGAGAATACCATGCATAGCGGAAGGGAGGACGTAATCGAGAGGGAGGATATCAGCCCAGTCAGGGAAGCTAACCAGGGAAGTCATACTGATGGAGCGAGGAACAAAAGCCGAAACAAGTGGTCCAGAGGCGTGGAAGGAGTCCCCTTCCGCAGGGACACGAGATCCgcaaagggagaaaagaaaggcGACGTTCGAGTCGATGTTCCGCATGGTAACAATGACGGTGGTGGAGAGGAGGAGCCCCCAAAGGGGAATGACGCACCCAGTAGTGACCCCCTCCccgaggaagaagaaaatgaagggaGAGATAATGAGGAAAACCGATtcaggaagaagaaccagCTTCAGCTTCTGCACGGAGATCGAGAAGGTAGAATTGGAAAAACTATTCGAAATGAAAGAGATGGTCTGGGTGAAGGTGATTTATTAGTCGGTAGTTCTCCCTGTGATGATGCGATGGAAGTAGACGTGgcgaaggaaaggaagtgcgTTGAAACGGTTAGGGGCAACGGAACGGAAGGAATTCCCCCCCATTTTAAGGTTACCCTTGGTGAGGAAAACGGCACCTTTAAAGAGGAATCGAAGCAGAGCGAGGGAAAAGACAACGTAGAGTCGAACCGCATAAGGATCAATCGAATAAGATCGAACGACACGAAGGTGGGTCATGCTGACTCATCGCCGCGTCAGTCTGTAGGGAGGAAAATGAGATCGCCGAAGGAAGGGGATTACAAGAGTGAAAGGAAGAGTGAAAAGACATGCAACGATTATGGAGTGGACGAAGTTGATTTTAAAGGCACAAAcaatatttcaaaaatagAACCCGTTATTTGCAACTTGGAAGGAGAGAACGCAGATGACCCTCATGACCCCACGGAGGAAGTCAACCAATTGGACCTCACAACGCGCGAGTACGAGATGTGTGCCACTGACCAAGAGCAACTAATCGTTGGAGAGAATCCTCACGGCAGTGTTGATTTGTATACCCAGGAGACGGGCTCCCTCCCCGGGGGTGGCAGAGGAGACCCAAACGAGAATACCAACAAGGTTAGTTACCggcggaaaaataaaaacaggaGAAACACGTACGAGAAAGGTGCGAATGACACAGGTGCATACAATAACAGAGTCAGTAAACAAGTAAGGGATAAGAAGAAGTAA
- a CDS encoding Cyclin-dependent kinases regulatory subunit — translation MSFDNIGCNMNLSIHKIFSARYSAPTKVSDDCKPVAKKRRCTISLANEPNAHQRNHIDYLNYNFNNAFTKRRKYSSPYCLSNQNKKFTPLKCRTQLRSSVDESIKKSAAVRSIVKKTMKKNNSEMYEHNEKNYLNMSKAYYLNRLEGAGSTGELAHPGQVSESNHTLQNPQITGHKRNLNETYILSSTTQSGDTKGYVNTNADSQNTFRETLPLYINSESTISSFNLDRELENKLYLEGVAPIGNAKGALRISTEETDVLKKFDMYKANATGMDYGVLRLTHHIGKDDEEREKIIESHPRKRRHTTQFLREQNRYNHSDSNYLNKYIEGEKNHKSNTRRHSDAIRCKSLNGLYYSDVTNEPSVYSFRSEALPQSYNSSLRLDGSRNSQQKDCSTGKDSDNPLFHTCFFKNAEEFENGDIKRKENVEPMNPNEEDSALKSDAEYLFSRGFFQDIYTNIQRKGELNFIDELLEADDEYYISKSKLNKIIENAKNKEMKYHYIDRMFLYRHAKNVIDDADYETYRNKCRIQHKYLDVPFPNLTELMNLKSVGIFDEVDDTDEYYHAEVKLLEKYYYTSRGGDLPEEGDLQQGYRDKMKMPIPAAMSMTMSRGQKGSDGEAIQNGEEVKQEDGIIKGSVVPMEGPLIEEQCGGENPIEHTNMLEKMNPPEQRIVLSSRNAPFNDSEYNEDLSDREKREQLICLMNKMKREKDSFFERILDAPDFSKILEPVFSLNESFLLSHQLFNVQYAAQLGPVVYLIKTEDEHYVYRAIEVSRLFEEKVKSILDNQKVNGNSKDRNDYYDCFSNEKFPFLHELDVKYYLRIPMSTGWNHFGYLKNQNNVLFFRRRKNA, via the exons ATGTCGTTCGACAACATCGGGTGCAACATGAACCTGAGCATCCACAAGATATTCAGCGCACGGTACAGCGCCCCCACCAAAGTGAGTGATGACTGCAAACCGGtggcgaaaaaaaggaggtgcaCCATCTCACTTGCGAATGAACCAAACGCACACCAAAGGAACCACATAGATTACCTTAACTATAACTTTAACAATGCATTTACTAAGAGGAGGAAGTATTCCTCCCCCTATTGCTTGTCCAATCAGAACAAAAAGTTCACTCCACTCAAATGCAGAACCCAACTCAGAAGCAGCGTCGATGAGAGCATTAAGAAAAGTGCCGCTGTGCGATCCATAGTGAAAAAaacgatgaaaaaaaataactccgaaatgtatgaacacaatgaaaaaaactaCTTGAATATGAGTAAGGCATACTACCTGAATAGGCTCGAGGGAGCAGGGAGCACTGGAGAGTTAGCCCATCCGGGACAGGTATCAGAGTCAAACCATACGCTGCAGAACCCACAAATAACAGGgcataaaagaaatttaaacGAAACGTATATCTTGAGTAGCACCACCCAGAGTGGGGATACAAAAGGATATGTTAACACAAATGCAGATAGCCAAAATACATTTAGGGAAACCCTTCCCTTGTATATAAACTCCGAGTCCACAATTTCTAGTTTCAACTTAGATCGTGAATTGGAGAATAAGTTATACTTAGAAGGAGTTGCACCGATTGGTAATGCGAAAGGTGCACTACGTATTTCCACGGAGGAGACggatgtgttaaaaaaatttgacaTGTATAAGGCGAATGCCACTGGGATGGATTACGGGGTACTCCGTCTTACCCATCATATAGGGAAGGATGATgaggagagggaaaaaataatcgaAAGCCATCCACGGAAGAGAAGACACACCACGCAGTTTTTAAGGGAACAAAACAGATATAATCACTCCGACTCCAATTAcctaaataaatatattgaaggagaaaagaatcACAAGAGCAACACCCGGAGACACAGTGATGCCATTAGGTGCAAATCTCTAAATGGACTTTACTACAGTGACGTCACAAATGAACCAAGTGTGTACTCCTTCAGGAGCGAAGCGCTCCCCCAAAGTTACAACAGTAGTCTACGTTTGGATGGGTCGAGGAATTCCCAGCAGAAGGATTGCTCCACCGGGAAGGACTCTGACAACCCTCTCTTCCACACTTGCTTCTTTAAAAACGCCGAAGAGTTCGAAAATGGCGATATAAAGCGGAAGG AGAACGTCGAGCCGATGAACCCAAACGAAGAAGACTCAGCGCTGAAGAGCGATGCAGAGTACCTCTTCAGCAGGGGGTTCTTCCAGGACATCTACACGAACATCCAACGCAAGGGAGAGTTGAACTTCATCGATGAGCTGCTCGAAGCAGACGACGAATATTACATTAGCAAAAGCAAACTAAACAAAATTATCGAAAACGCAAAAAACAAGGAAATGAAATACCACTACATCGACCGCATGTTCCTGTACCGACATGCGAAAAATGTAATAGACGACGCGGATTATGAGACATACAGGAATAAGTGTAGAATCCAACACAAGTACTTAGATGTACCTTTTCCTAATCTTACCGAATTAATGAACCTGAAATCGGTTGGCATCTTTGACGAGGTGGACGACACGGATGAGTACTACCACGCGGAGGTGAAGCTCCTCGAGAAATACTACTACACGTCCAGGGGGGGTGACCTTCCAGAGGAGGGGGACCTACAGCAGGGATACAgagacaaaatgaaaatgccCATTCCGGCGGCTATGTCTATGACAATGAGCAGAGGCCAGAAGGGAAGTGATGGAGAGGCAATTCAAAACGGGGAGGAAGTCAAACAGGAAGATGGTATCATAAAAGGGTCAGTAGTACCAATGGAAGGACCATTAATAGAGGAACAATGTGGTGGAGAAAATCCCATCGAACACACCAACATGTTGGAAAAGATGAATCCGCCTGAGCAGAGAATTGTGCTCTCAAGTAGAAACGCACCCTTTAACGATAGCGAATATAATGAGGACCTCTCAGACAGAGAGAAGAGGGAGCAATTAATTTGCCTgatgaataaaatgaagagggaaaaggatTCGTTTTTTGAAAGGATCTTAGATGCACCTGACTTTTCCAAAATTCTAGAACccgttttttcattaaacGAAAGCTTCCTCCTCTCACACCAGCTGTTTAATGTACAGTATGCAGCGCAACTAGGACCCGTTGTCTATCTCATCAAAACGGAGGATGAACATTATGTGTATAGAGCGATCGAAGTGAGCAGACTCTTCGAAGAAAAGGTAAAGTCCATCCTCGACAATCAGAAGGTTAATGGCAACTCCAAGGACAGAAATGATTATTATGACTGCTTCTCCAATGAAAAGTTCCCCTTTCTACACGAGCTCGACGTTAAGTACTACCTACGCATACCGATGAGCACGGGGTGGAACCACTTTGGCTACCTGAAGAACCAAAACAATGTGCTCTTCTTTCGTAGACGTAAGAATGCGTAG